The following are from one region of the Moritella sp. 24 genome:
- a CDS encoding sphingomyelin phosphodiesterase — translation MNTLKKTITTTCLTCLMSASVLADSDIYLTNNSNQTMAIQVSHTGSDLLEEGSEWQQHVQTLKPWETKMVLSFNRWEGVKSGDTYQFETLVTNENGESLSLLQQVKGYWYKSSLEHGASANDVSLNWADDRDTYRYQSQYDSNSSNTEIAFKASATGRYDDIYYSITPQRIDEQPVNDADTLKVMSYNVWALPVIAKHIGDRFQEIPKHLKGYDVLMLQEVFASGRDSFLRDLAKEYPYQTKMLDQSGINVYDGGVTIVSRYPIVNEGQYVYPDCSGTDCFADKGVNYAEVIKNGKAYHVFATHTASFDTDTARDYRQRQFRQIREFAHTQNIPATDTVVYGGDFNVNKRKFPTDYQQMFTNLSAGEPQYAGYTESTFDPRINAYAGSALSGGENIEYLDYIVVSNEFSKRNENINTVKVPRTTVASLWKHWNLSDHFPVKAEIR, via the coding sequence GTGAATACACTAAAAAAAACAATAACAACAACTTGCCTTACTTGTCTTATGAGTGCGTCTGTACTTGCCGACAGTGATATCTATTTGACTAATAACTCCAATCAAACGATGGCGATTCAAGTTAGTCATACTGGTTCAGATTTGCTTGAAGAAGGTTCGGAGTGGCAGCAACATGTGCAGACACTTAAACCTTGGGAAACTAAAATGGTATTAAGTTTTAATCGCTGGGAAGGGGTTAAATCGGGTGATACTTATCAGTTCGAAACACTTGTAACGAATGAAAATGGCGAGTCGCTGTCGTTATTACAGCAAGTGAAAGGATATTGGTATAAATCATCGCTTGAACACGGTGCGAGTGCGAATGATGTAAGCTTGAATTGGGCTGATGATCGCGATACTTACCGCTATCAGTCGCAATATGACAGTAACAGCAGTAATACTGAAATCGCTTTTAAAGCGAGTGCAACTGGTCGTTATGATGATATTTATTACAGTATTACCCCACAAAGAATTGATGAGCAGCCTGTTAACGACGCTGATACACTTAAAGTTATGTCGTATAACGTTTGGGCTTTACCTGTTATTGCAAAACATATTGGTGATCGTTTTCAGGAGATCCCTAAGCATTTGAAAGGCTATGATGTACTTATGCTTCAAGAAGTATTTGCTTCTGGCCGTGATTCGTTCTTACGTGATCTTGCTAAGGAATACCCATACCAAACGAAAATGTTAGATCAATCTGGTATCAATGTGTATGACGGTGGTGTCACTATTGTGAGTCGCTATCCGATTGTTAATGAAGGCCAATATGTTTATCCAGATTGTTCTGGTACCGATTGCTTTGCAGACAAAGGCGTTAATTATGCCGAAGTAATCAAGAATGGTAAGGCGTATCATGTATTTGCAACGCATACAGCGTCGTTCGATACAGATACTGCTCGTGATTACCGCCAGCGTCAATTCCGTCAGATCCGTGAATTTGCACACACTCAGAATATCCCAGCGACTGATACGGTTGTTTATGGTGGCGACTTTAATGTGAACAAGCGTAAATTTCCGACTGATTATCAGCAGATGTTTACCAACCTGAGCGCAGGTGAACCGCAATATGCAGGTTATACAGAATCAACGTTTGATCCGCGTATCAATGCGTATGCTGGAAGCGCGTTATCGGGTGGTGAAAATATCGAATACCTTGATTATATCGTTGTCAGTAATGAATTTTCCAAGCGTAACGAAAACATAAACACAGTCAAAGTACCGCGTACTACGGTTGCAAGTTTATGGAAGCATTGGAACTTATCCGATCATTTTCCGGTTAAAGCGGAGATCCGTTAA
- a CDS encoding chromosome segregation ATPase has protein sequence MRMPLLLISVAFIGSVFFFITNENELNSVKQIIVSPALPDSDHSRVQPNIIAETDDQTNGKPQSHGSTEQKNRLQEAKGQALMSAITSFWQLCRQQNNCDELLVQQQLILDENRYQLLLNFFDNQQTEQRLMGSSLISQSSSLADKIAHVKSIREQVWGADAHLLFEDQDAYYDYRLLLADPDSRFNQALSADGFMNEYNAMLEELGEELDRFSLDSDNAKYEEAVNLIPASMPENEAVRIKSQLANKYLTGNEQQAIVNRTEQVDQQQQEVADYQQGLNALEVELANERATSKKTMSDEDWLVYKAERLYQYRLDFFSA, from the coding sequence ATGCGGATGCCGTTATTATTGATAAGCGTTGCCTTTATCGGCAGCGTTTTTTTCTTCATCACTAATGAAAATGAACTGAACTCCGTTAAGCAAATAATCGTGAGCCCTGCATTACCGGATTCAGATCATTCAAGAGTCCAACCAAATATAATCGCGGAGACAGACGATCAGACTAATGGGAAGCCACAAAGTCATGGCTCTACTGAGCAAAAAAATCGATTACAAGAAGCGAAGGGACAAGCGTTAATGAGCGCGATAACGTCATTTTGGCAGCTATGCCGTCAACAAAATAATTGTGATGAATTACTCGTTCAACAACAGTTAATACTTGATGAAAACCGTTATCAGTTGTTACTTAACTTCTTTGATAATCAACAGACTGAGCAGCGTTTGATGGGGTCGTCGTTAATAAGCCAGTCATCCAGTTTGGCAGATAAAATAGCCCATGTGAAAAGCATACGTGAGCAAGTATGGGGTGCTGATGCTCACTTACTGTTTGAAGATCAAGATGCTTATTATGATTATCGCTTATTGTTAGCAGATCCTGACAGTCGTTTTAATCAGGCTTTGAGTGCTGATGGTTTTATGAATGAATACAATGCAATGTTAGAGGAACTAGGGGAGGAGTTAGACCGTTTTTCTCTCGATTCTGATAATGCAAAATACGAAGAGGCCGTAAATTTAATCCCCGCATCAATGCCTGAGAATGAAGCCGTTCGCATTAAATCTCAATTGGCAAACAAATACCTAACGGGCAATGAGCAACAAGCAATTGTAAATAGAACTGAACAAGTTGATCAGCAACAGCAAGAAGTGGCAGATTATCAACAAGGGTTAAATGCCCTTGAAGTCGAGCTTGCTAATGAACGTGCTACGTCAAAGAAAACGATGAGTGACGAAGATTGGCTGGTGTATAAAGCAGAGCGTTTATATCAATATCGACTTGATTTTTTTAGTGCTTAG
- a CDS encoding sodium:solute symporter family protein, translated as MLDQVFYQFSISTTLMLLVGFYGLTFLFSTLVSKKSSSVDGYMVANGAVGFGIAAASMTATWIWAASFYGAASSGYQYGISGSLHYGFWGALMILFIYPYGQRFRELAPRARTLAEIMQARHGSSSQLILAVSNLVGSVISLMVNFTAAGALVSVLTPLSFETGVLIAGIGVLSYTLWSGFRASILTDFAQVVAMMVVAIVLIPWIYFSMGGSEALSQGFNIITTEQADFFSTKAILEQGAPFFVAVLAYGIGNQTIAQRLFAVRQDLIKSSFITATLGYGSIVIGLGMLGMMALFMGMTPHDGDLNNLIPQVASAYLPPVAIGMLFILVIGSLSSTADSDLSALSAIVMTDIYAKNLAKGKIDNKKMLLLGRVTMIVATALGLILASFSLDILVMLVFVGALWGTLVFPVIASCYWDRVTNRAFLSAVLGGLILFCLVRFEWIALIGAWASSLELIAAVGGGTVIGLMFFGFTNRNVALIAGSIVGALCAYYFHDFLRDYTVLLGSLVAYGASTMICTAISLASNERFDFALIHERIQHFDD; from the coding sequence ATGTTAGACCAAGTGTTTTATCAATTTTCAATAAGTACTACCCTCATGCTCTTAGTTGGCTTTTACGGCCTTACTTTTCTCTTCTCTACCTTAGTTTCAAAAAAATCGAGCAGTGTTGATGGCTACATGGTGGCGAATGGTGCCGTTGGATTCGGAATAGCCGCTGCGAGTATGACTGCGACCTGGATTTGGGCTGCTTCTTTTTACGGTGCAGCAAGCTCTGGTTACCAATATGGCATATCAGGTTCTTTGCACTACGGGTTTTGGGGAGCGTTAATGATATTATTTATCTATCCCTACGGACAACGTTTCCGTGAACTAGCGCCGAGAGCACGTACTTTAGCTGAAATAATGCAAGCAAGACACGGTTCGTCAAGTCAACTTATCTTAGCGGTTTCAAATCTAGTGGGTAGTGTTATCAGCCTAATGGTAAACTTTACTGCAGCAGGCGCATTGGTATCGGTGTTAACACCATTGTCGTTTGAAACTGGTGTCTTAATCGCGGGTATTGGCGTTTTATCTTATACGTTATGGTCAGGCTTTAGAGCGTCAATCTTAACCGATTTCGCACAAGTTGTTGCCATGATGGTTGTTGCTATTGTCTTAATCCCTTGGATTTACTTTAGCATGGGTGGCTCAGAAGCACTTTCGCAAGGCTTCAATATTATCACCACTGAACAAGCTGACTTTTTCTCGACGAAAGCGATTCTAGAGCAGGGCGCACCCTTCTTTGTGGCCGTTCTTGCTTATGGTATTGGTAATCAGACCATTGCCCAACGACTTTTCGCCGTTCGCCAAGACCTTATTAAATCGTCATTTATTACAGCTACGCTAGGTTATGGTTCAATTGTTATCGGCTTAGGTATGCTCGGTATGATGGCATTATTTATGGGTATGACACCGCATGATGGGGACTTAAACAACCTTATTCCGCAAGTAGCTTCAGCTTACTTGCCACCTGTTGCGATTGGCATGCTCTTTATCTTAGTTATTGGCTCTTTGTCATCAACTGCGGATTCAGACTTATCTGCGCTTTCAGCTATTGTGATGACTGATATCTACGCTAAAAATTTAGCGAAAGGTAAAATCGACAATAAAAAAATGTTGTTACTCGGTCGAGTTACTATGATTGTTGCGACTGCGCTAGGCTTAATCCTTGCTAGTTTCTCTCTTGATATTTTAGTGATGCTGGTATTTGTTGGTGCATTATGGGGTACGCTTGTTTTCCCTGTTATTGCTAGCTGTTATTGGGACAGAGTCACCAACCGCGCTTTCTTAAGTGCTGTGCTTGGTGGTTTAATTCTATTTTGCTTGGTTCGCTTCGAATGGATCGCACTGATCGGCGCTTGGGCTTCTAGCTTAGAATTAATTGCTGCTGTTGGTGGTGGTACTGTGATTGGTTTAATGTTCTTTGGTTTTACAAATCGCAATGTTGCGTTAATTGCTGGCTCAATCGTTGGTGCGTTATGCGCTTACTATTTCCACGATTTCCTGCGTGACTACACCGTATTATTAGGTTCTTTAGTTGCTTATGGTGCGAGTACGATGATTTGTACTGCGATAAGCCTAGCAAGTAACGAACGATTTGACTTTGCGCTGATCCATGAACGCATTCAACATTTTGATGATTAA
- a CDS encoding putative transporter small subunit, whose protein sequence is MLSLYILIWPVISAAVLFVIVKAFFKDMAEAKNEDRTIV, encoded by the coding sequence ATGTTATCTCTTTATATTTTAATATGGCCAGTAATTTCAGCCGCAGTGTTGTTCGTCATCGTCAAAGCTTTTTTTAAAGATATGGCAGAAGCGAAGAACGAAGACCGGACTATTGTTTAA
- a CDS encoding DUF368 domain-containing protein, whose product MSKVSIFLKGMAMGAADVVPGVSGGTIAFITGIYDTLLGSISRITPSLIGMIKKDGLKAAFDYINGTFLIVLLAGILTSILTLARVITWMLNTHPIPLWSFFFGLIIISVNHMFKQVEYWKVNRFIAVLAGIAFAYCITVLQPLNLEPTSINILLAGSIAICAMILPGVSGSFILLMLGMYTPILAAAKSLDIITLGTFAAGCAIGILTFSHVLTWVLKHYRDIALTFLTGLMIGTLGKLWPWKETLTWRTNSKGLEVPLLERNLSPFSFEDITGQPALLAYAIVAMLTAIVLILILEKTAKKTA is encoded by the coding sequence ATGAGTAAAGTTTCTATCTTTTTAAAAGGCATGGCAATGGGCGCAGCAGATGTTGTACCTGGCGTGTCAGGCGGTACGATAGCCTTCATCACCGGAATTTACGATACTCTGTTAGGTAGTATTAGTCGCATTACACCAAGTCTTATCGGCATGATCAAAAAGGATGGTCTAAAAGCAGCCTTTGATTATATCAATGGTACATTCCTGATCGTATTATTAGCGGGTATTTTGACCAGTATTTTGACATTAGCACGTGTTATTACGTGGATGCTAAATACCCACCCTATTCCACTGTGGTCTTTCTTCTTTGGTTTAATCATCATCTCGGTTAACCATATGTTTAAGCAGGTTGAGTACTGGAAAGTTAACCGCTTTATCGCTGTACTTGCTGGTATTGCTTTTGCCTATTGTATTACTGTACTGCAACCACTTAATCTTGAACCGACTTCGATTAATATCTTACTGGCTGGATCAATTGCGATCTGTGCAATGATTTTACCGGGTGTTTCTGGTAGCTTCATTTTGTTAATGCTTGGTATGTACACACCGATCCTTGCTGCTGCGAAGTCTCTCGATATTATAACACTGGGCACGTTTGCAGCAGGTTGCGCCATTGGTATTCTGACATTCTCACATGTACTGACATGGGTACTAAAGCATTACCGCGATATCGCGCTGACGTTTTTAACTGGATTGATGATTGGTACACTTGGCAAACTATGGCCGTGGAAAGAAACATTAACATGGCGCACAAACTCAAAAGGTCTTGAGGTTCCGCTATTAGAACGTAATCTGTCACCTTTTAGTTTTGAAGACATCACAGGTCAGCCAGCATTACTCGCTTATGCGATTGTTGCTATGCTTACTGCGATTGTGCTTATTTTAATATTAGAAAAAACAGCAAAAAAAACCGCTTAA